One part of the Pseudomonas sp. MYb118 genome encodes these proteins:
- a CDS encoding N-acetylmuramoyl-L-alanine amidase codes for MKPILYNKSRAIRSYNSRIRFLVFHYTAGNFSSSLSALTGPNVSAHYLIPDVTDPSYVKAGYTEQEVFNLVDEQHRAWHAGVSAWGDRTSLNDTSIGVEIVNLASYKDGVFTFPPYHPAQIIAIEELALNILGRYPDISPTQVLGHSDISIGRKSDPGPAFPWHALYLKGVGAWFDDATRQAFQDRYAQTGMPERAELLKLFKTYGYDVSKASTAQGYNQLVRAFQLHFRPANYSGVMDVETAANLAALVSKYFP; via the coding sequence ATGAAACCGATTCTGTACAACAAATCCCGCGCCATCAGAAGCTACAACAGCCGAATCCGCTTTCTGGTTTTTCACTACACCGCCGGTAACTTTTCCAGCTCCCTCAGTGCCCTGACGGGGCCGAACGTGAGTGCCCACTATCTGATCCCCGACGTCACGGACCCGAGTTATGTGAAGGCCGGTTATACCGAGCAGGAAGTCTTCAACCTCGTCGATGAACAGCACCGCGCGTGGCACGCGGGTGTCAGTGCCTGGGGCGATCGGACCAGTTTGAACGACACCTCGATCGGCGTGGAAATCGTCAACCTCGCGTCCTACAAGGATGGCGTGTTCACCTTCCCGCCCTATCACCCGGCGCAGATCATCGCGATCGAGGAGCTGGCGCTGAACATCCTGGGTCGCTATCCGGACATCAGCCCGACTCAGGTGCTGGGGCACTCAGACATTTCCATCGGACGCAAAAGCGACCCAGGCCCGGCGTTTCCCTGGCATGCGCTGTATTTGAAGGGGGTGGGGGCCTGGTTCGATGACGCGACCCGACAGGCTTTCCAGGATCGCTACGCACAGACCGGGATGCCCGAGCGGGCTGAACTGCTCAAGCTGTTCAAGACTTACGGGTATGACGTCAGCAAGGCATCAACGGCACAAGGCTACAACCAACTGGTGCGGGCGTTTCAGTTGCATTTTCGTCCGGCAAATTACAGTGGCGTCATGGATGTGGAGACGGCGGCAAATCTGGCGGCGTTGGTGAGCAAGTATTTTCCATAA
- a CDS encoding SDR family oxidoreductase, with the protein MNESVRFEDKVVIITGAGGGLGRAHALLFAKQGARVLVNDLGGSTQGEGANASAADRVVAEIREAGGIAEANHDSVTDGEKIVQNALDAFGRVDVVVNNAGILRDKTFHKMDDADWDLVYRVHVEGAYKVTRAAWPHLREQNYGRVIFTASTSGIYGNFGQSNYGMAKLGLYGLTRTLAIEGRKNNILVNAIAPTGGTRMTEGLIPPQVFEQLKPELVSPLVVYLASEQCQETSGLFEVGGGWMGKVRWERSLGAGFDPRAGFTPEDVAANWQQICDFEGAAHPKDNIEALKEMMSNLQRYAI; encoded by the coding sequence ATGAACGAGTCTGTACGCTTCGAAGATAAAGTCGTGATCATCACCGGAGCCGGCGGTGGCCTGGGGCGTGCCCACGCGTTATTGTTCGCGAAGCAGGGGGCCAGGGTGCTGGTCAACGACCTGGGAGGCTCGACCCAGGGCGAAGGCGCCAATGCGTCGGCCGCCGACCGGGTGGTCGCGGAAATTCGCGAGGCGGGCGGCATCGCCGAGGCCAACCATGATTCCGTCACCGACGGCGAAAAAATCGTCCAGAACGCCCTCGACGCCTTCGGCCGTGTCGATGTCGTGGTCAACAACGCCGGCATCCTGCGCGACAAGACCTTCCACAAGATGGACGACGCCGATTGGGACCTGGTTTACCGTGTCCACGTCGAAGGCGCCTACAAAGTCACCCGCGCCGCCTGGCCGCACCTGCGCGAGCAAAACTACGGTCGGGTGATCTTCACCGCCTCGACCTCGGGCATCTACGGCAACTTCGGCCAGTCCAACTATGGCATGGCCAAGCTCGGCCTCTACGGCCTGACCCGCACCTTGGCCATCGAAGGCCGCAAGAACAACATCCTGGTCAATGCCATCGCCCCCACCGGCGGCACCCGCATGACCGAAGGCCTGATTCCGCCACAGGTGTTCGAACAGCTCAAACCGGAACTGGTCAGCCCGCTGGTGGTGTACCTCGCCAGTGAGCAATGCCAGGAAACCTCCGGGTTGTTCGAAGTCGGTGGCGGCTGGATGGGCAAGGTGCGCTGGGAGCGCAGCCTCGGTGCCGGGTTCGACCCACGAGCCGGGTTCACCCCGGAAGACGTGGCTGCGAATTGGCAACAGATCTGCGATTTCGAAGGCGCGGCGCATCCGAAGGACAACATCGAAGCGCTCAAGGAAATGATGAGCAATTTGCAGCGTTACGCCATCTAA
- a CDS encoding DUF1302 domain-containing protein: MTKTTMRAIFTPQALAAAVALGCCAQAQAVSFNIGEIEATFDSSLSVGASWGMRDAKQSLVGTVNGGSGQASTGDDGRQNFTKGETFSKIFKGIHDLELKYGDTGVFVRGKYWYDFELKDENRPFKPISDHNRKEGSKSAGAEILDAFVYHNYSIGELPGTVRAGKQVVSWGESTFIGNSINSINPIDVSAFRRPGAEIKEGLIPVNMLFASQGLTDKLTVEGFYQLEWDQTVLDNCGTFFGGDVAADGCTTGYTVASPAIAPLQPIAAAFGQGFQVSREGVIVPRGGDRDARDSGQWGTALRWLGDDTEYGLYFMNYHSRSPYVSTSTAGLSTLARLPAIIAAANAIAPGSGAGLAQSVMLGRGQYYLEYPEDIRLYGASFSTTLPTGTAWTGEISYRPNLPVQINSTDLTLAMVNPIAGGTASPIATAPGADNKGYRRKEVTQIQSSLTHFIDQVAGADRLTLVGEAAVVHVAGLEDKSKLRYGRDSVYGQYGFGGDTDGFVTSTSWGYRARAILEYNNVIAGINFKPNLSWSHDVNGYGPNGLFNEGAKAISVGVDADYRNTYTASLSYTDFFGGDYNTLEDRDFLALSFGVNF, from the coding sequence ATGACAAAAACAACAATGCGCGCCATCTTCACGCCGCAGGCGCTGGCCGCTGCGGTGGCCTTGGGCTGCTGTGCCCAGGCGCAGGCCGTTTCATTCAACATTGGCGAGATCGAAGCCACGTTCGATTCCTCGCTGTCCGTGGGCGCGAGCTGGGGCATGCGCGATGCCAAGCAGTCGCTGGTGGGGACAGTCAATGGCGGCAGCGGCCAGGCGTCGACCGGTGACGATGGCCGCCAGAACTTCACCAAGGGCGAAACCTTCTCGAAGATTTTCAAGGGCATTCACGACCTCGAACTCAAGTACGGCGACACCGGCGTATTCGTGCGAGGCAAGTACTGGTACGACTTCGAACTCAAGGACGAAAACCGGCCGTTCAAGCCCATCAGCGACCACAACCGCAAGGAAGGCTCCAAGTCGGCGGGGGCGGAGATCCTCGATGCCTTCGTCTACCACAACTACTCCATCGGCGAGCTGCCGGGCACCGTGCGCGCCGGCAAGCAGGTGGTCAGTTGGGGGGAAAGCACCTTCATCGGCAACTCGATCAACAGCATCAACCCCATCGACGTTTCGGCGTTTCGCCGGCCGGGCGCCGAGATCAAGGAAGGCCTGATTCCGGTGAACATGCTGTTCGCCTCCCAGGGCCTGACCGACAAGCTGACCGTGGAAGGTTTCTACCAGCTGGAGTGGGACCAGACCGTCCTCGACAACTGCGGCACCTTCTTCGGTGGTGACGTGGCGGCCGATGGCTGCACCACCGGCTACACCGTCGCCAGCCCGGCGATCGCCCCGTTGCAGCCGATTGCCGCGGCATTCGGCCAGGGTTTCCAGGTCAGCAGGGAAGGCGTGATCGTGCCCCGTGGCGGCGACCGCGATGCCCGTGACTCGGGGCAATGGGGCACGGCATTGCGCTGGCTGGGCGACGACACCGAGTACGGCCTGTACTTCATGAACTATCACAGCCGCTCGCCGTATGTCAGCACCAGCACCGCCGGGCTGAGCACCCTGGCGCGACTGCCGGCAATCATCGCCGCCGCCAACGCCATCGCTCCCGGCAGTGGTGCAGGGCTGGCCCAGAGCGTGATGCTCGGTCGTGGCCAGTACTACCTCGAATACCCGGAAGACATTCGTCTGTATGGCGCGAGCTTCTCCACCACCCTGCCCACCGGCACCGCCTGGACCGGCGAGATCAGCTATCGGCCCAACCTGCCGGTGCAGATCAACAGCACCGACCTGACCCTGGCCATGGTCAACCCGATTGCCGGCGGCACGGCCTCGCCGATCGCCACGGCGCCGGGGGCCGACAACAAGGGCTATCGCCGCAAGGAAGTGACCCAGATACAGAGCAGCCTGACGCACTTCATTGATCAGGTCGCCGGCGCCGACCGGTTGACCCTGGTGGGTGAAGCGGCGGTGGTGCATGTCGCTGGGCTGGAGGATAAAAGCAAGCTGCGCTACGGCCGCGATTCGGTCTACGGCCAATACGGCTTCGGTGGCGACACCGACGGTTTTGTCACCTCGACGTCCTGGGGTTACCGCGCCCGAGCCATCCTCGAATACAACAACGTCATCGCCGGGATCAATTTCAAACCCAACCTGTCGTGGTCCCACGACGTCAACGGTTATGGCCCCAACGGCCTGTTCAACGAAGGCGCCAAGGCAATCAGCGTCGGCGTCGATGCCGACTACCGCAACACCTACACCGCGAGCCTGAGTTACACCGACTTCTTCGGTGGTGACTACAACACCCTGGAAGACCGTGACTTCCTGGCGTTGAGCTTTGGCGTGAACTTCTGA
- a CDS encoding DUF1329 domain-containing protein: MRKMILQCSVLALGLLAANVMAAVSPEEANKLGTSLTPLGAEKAGNADGSIPAWTGGLPKNAGAVDSKGFLADPFANEKPLFTITAANVDQYKDKLSDGQVAMFKRYPQTYKIPVYPSHRTAALPTEIYESAKRSALNVTPINDGNGLANFTGNRYYAFPIPKNGVEVIWNHITRYHGGNLRRTITQATPQSNGDFTVIRFKDEVAVPSLLGDLKPGSDDNVLNYFKQEVTAPARLAGNVLLVHETLDQVKEPRKAWIYNAGQRRVRRAPQVAYDGVGTSSDGLRTTDNFDMFSGAPDRYDWKLIGKKEMYIPYNSYKLDSPDLKYTDVIKAGHINQDLTRYELHRVWEVVATVKPNERHVYAKRHMYIDEDTWQVALADHYDGRGQLWRVAEGHAQNYYDHQVPAYTVEALYDLIAGRYIALGMKNEEKRSFEFGIEAKAGDYTPAALRSTGVR, translated from the coding sequence ATGCGCAAGATGATTTTGCAATGCAGCGTTCTGGCCCTCGGCCTGTTGGCTGCCAATGTGATGGCGGCGGTGTCGCCCGAAGAAGCCAACAAACTGGGCACCAGCCTGACGCCATTGGGCGCCGAAAAGGCCGGTAACGCCGACGGCTCGATCCCGGCCTGGACCGGCGGCCTGCCGAAAAATGCCGGGGCGGTGGACAGCAAGGGCTTTCTGGCCGACCCGTTCGCCAACGAAAAGCCGCTGTTCACCATTACCGCGGCGAACGTCGACCAGTACAAGGACAAACTGTCCGACGGCCAGGTCGCGATGTTCAAGCGTTACCCACAGACCTACAAAATCCCGGTCTACCCAAGCCACCGCACGGCAGCCTTGCCCACGGAGATCTACGAGTCGGCCAAGCGCAGCGCCTTGAACGTGACGCCGATCAACGACGGCAACGGCCTGGCCAATTTCACCGGCAACCGTTACTACGCCTTTCCGATTCCGAAGAACGGCGTCGAAGTGATCTGGAACCACATCACCCGTTACCACGGTGGCAACCTGCGGCGCACCATCACCCAGGCCACGCCGCAGTCCAACGGCGATTTCACGGTGATCCGCTTCAAGGATGAAGTGGCGGTGCCGTCCCTGCTGGGCGACCTGAAGCCGGGCAGCGACGACAACGTGCTCAACTATTTCAAGCAGGAAGTGACCGCTCCGGCACGGCTGGCAGGCAACGTGCTGCTGGTCCACGAAACCCTCGACCAGGTCAAGGAACCGCGCAAGGCCTGGATCTACAACGCCGGCCAGCGTCGTGTGCGCCGTGCGCCGCAGGTGGCGTATGACGGCGTCGGCACTTCGTCCGACGGCCTGCGCACCACCGACAACTTCGACATGTTTTCCGGCGCGCCGGATCGCTACGACTGGAAGCTGATCGGCAAGAAGGAAATGTACATCCCCTACAACAGCTACAAGCTCGACTCGCCCGACCTCAAATACACCGATGTGATCAAGGCCGGGCACATCAACCAGGACCTGACCCGCTACGAGCTGCACCGGGTCTGGGAAGTGGTCGCCACGGTCAAGCCCAACGAGCGGCACGTGTATGCCAAGCGCCACATGTACATCGACGAAGACACCTGGCAGGTGGCATTGGCAGACCACTACGACGGTCGCGGGCAACTGTGGCGTGTTGCCGAAGGGCATGCGCAGAACTACTACGATCACCAGGTGCCGGCCTATACCGTCGAAGCGCTGTATGACCTGATTGCCGGACGCTATATCGCCCTGGGCATGAAGAACGAAGAGAAGCGCAGTTTCGAGTTCGGTATCGAAGCTAAAGCGGGTGACTACACACCTGCTGCACTGCGGAGTACAGGGGTCAGGTGA